A DNA window from Deltaproteobacteria bacterium contains the following coding sequences:
- a CDS encoding DNA-binding protein: protein MNSGGYTYAKIDVDGTKLWVAGKETALTVGKKASFSGGMPMMNFHSKTLNRTFDVIYFASSLQAGTATAPKSTSPESVPDQTQAPHTGAPIPVTEHVVGIKKAEGGKTIAEIFAQKANLSGKELVVRGKVVKYNGGIMDRNWLHIQDGSGTLGSNDLTVTSTDTAAVGNTVLVRGILATEQDFGGGYKYSIVLEKAKITVE, encoded by the coding sequence ATGAACTCTGGTGGCTATACCTACGCAAAGATTGATGTTGATGGAACCAAGCTGTGGGTAGCTGGTAAAGAAACAGCTCTGACTGTGGGTAAAAAGGCAAGCTTTTCGGGAGGCATGCCGATGATGAACTTCCATAGCAAGACACTCAATCGAACCTTTGACGTGATTTACTTTGCATCTTCTCTTCAGGCTGGGACTGCCACGGCACCCAAATCCACTTCACCTGAATCTGTACCTGATCAAACTCAAGCCCCTCACACAGGGGCCCCGATTCCAGTGACAGAGCATGTCGTAGGAATCAAGAAGGCCGAAGGGGGTAAGACTATCGCCGAGATTTTTGCTCAAAAGGCTAATCTCTCGGGTAAAGAGCTTGTCGTCCGTGGAAAAGTGGTCAAGTACAACGGAGGAATCATGGACCGCAACTGGCTGCACATTCAGGATGGATCAGGTACGTTGGGGAGCAACGACCTGACAGTCACCAGCACGGATACAGCGGCTGTTGGCAATACCGTTCTGGTCCGCGGAATACTTGCTACTGAACAAGATTTTGGTGGGGGATATAAATACAGCATCGTGCTGGAGAAGGCCAAAATCACTGTAGAATAG